Proteins encoded within one genomic window of Humulus lupulus chromosome 1, drHumLupu1.1, whole genome shotgun sequence:
- the LOC133788710 gene encoding protein XAP5 CIRCADIAN TIMEKEEPER, which produces MSGMGDGYVGTAQDSVRIRRLEKQREAERQKIQELKSKSASEQGQPGLLQFGSSTSEILETAFKKETVGLVTREQYVEKRVNIRNKIEEEEKEKLQKLQQEEEELQLQKRKKRKIKGTSRLSFADDFENGSEDEDGENKSSDPAKFRAKLGKDPTVETSFLPDSEREAEEQAERERLRKQWQLEQEQIRNEPLEITYSYWDGAGHRRTIQVRKGDTIGEFLRGVQQQLAPEFREIRTTSVENLLYVKEDLIIPHQHSFYELIVNKARGKSGPLFHFDVHEDVRTIADATIEKDESHAGKVVERHWYEKNKHIFPASRWEIYDPTRKWERYTIHGD; this is translated from the exons ATGTCGGGCATGGGAGACGGGTACGTGGGCACGGCCCAAGACTCCGTCAGGATCCGAAGGCTCGAGAAGCAGAGAGAAGCGGAGCGCCAGAAAATCCAAGAGCTCAAGTCCAAGTCTGCATCAGAACAGGGCCAACCTGGTCTCCTCCAATTCGGCTCCAGTACCTCCGAG ATTCTTGAGACCGCGTTTAAGAAGGAAACTGTTGGTTTGGTTACGAGGGAGCAATACGTTGAGAAG AGAGTTAACATTCGGAACAAAATCGAGGAGGAAGAGAAGGAGAAACTTCAGAAACTACAACAGGA GGAGGAGGAGCTCCAATTACAAAAGCGtaaaaaaagaaagataaaagggACTTCTCGTTTGTCATTTGCAGATGACTTTGAGAATGGAAGTGAAGACGAAGATGGGGAAAACA AAAGTTCCGACCCAGCGAAATTTCGAGCTAAATTGGGAAAAGATCCCACTGTGGAAACTAGCTTTCTACCAGACAG TGAGCGTGAGGCTGAGGAGCAAGCTGAGCGTGAAAGGTTGCGGAAACAGTGGCAACTTGAGCAAGAGCAAATACGAA ATGAGCCACTTGAAATCACTTATAGTTATTGGGATGGAGCAGGCCATAGGCGAACAATCCAG GTACGCAAGGGGGACACTATAGGAGAATTCCTTCGGGGTGTTCAGCAACAACTTGCACCAGAATTTCGAGAAATTCGGACTACCTCTGTGGAAAACTTGCTTTATGTGAAAGAAGATCTTATTATTCCACAT CAGCACAGTTTCTACGAGCTAATTGTTAACAAGGCTAGGGGAAAAAGTGGTCCG CTGTTTCACTTTGATGTGCATGAGGATGTGCGAACAATTGCTGATGCAACAATAGAGAAAGATGAG TCTCATGCTGGGAAGGTGGTTGAAAGGCACTGGTATGAGAAGAACAAGCATATTTTCCCCGCGTCAAGATGGGAG